The Cucumis melo cultivar AY chromosome 5, USDA_Cmelo_AY_1.0, whole genome shotgun sequence genome has a segment encoding these proteins:
- the LOC103493208 gene encoding xylose isomerase, producing the protein MKFREISVLVLCLLGFVVGAIADSHTCPADLNSECSHSGDWEGDFFPGIPKIKYEGPTSKNPLAYKWYNADEEILGKKMKDWMRFSVAYWHTFRGTGADPFGAATKHWPWEDGTNSVAMAKRRMRANFEFINKLGVEWWCFHDRDIAPDAPTLEETNANFDEVVAVAKELQGTKIKPLWVTAQLFMHPRYMHGGATSSEVGVYAYAAAQVKKAMEVAHYLGAANYVFWGGREGYQTLLNTDMGRELDHMARFFQAAVAYKKKIGFNGTLLIEPKPQEPTKHQYDWDAATSANFLRKYGLIDDFQLNIECNHVTLSGHSCHHDLETARLNGILGSIDANTGDPQVGWDTDQFMMDLSEATMVMLSVVRNGGLAPGGFNFDAKLRRESTDVEDLFIAHIGGMDTLARGLRNVAKLLEDGSLTELVRKRYESFDTEIGAQIEAGKADFEFLEKKALEWGEPKVPSAKQELAEMIFQSAL; encoded by the exons ATGAAGTTTCGGGAAATATCGGTTCTGGTTCTATGTTTGCTTGGGTTTGTTGTTGGAGCG ATCGCAGATTCTCACACATGTCCTGCTGATCTAAATAGTGAATGCAGTCATTCTGGGGATTGGGAAGGGGACTTTTTCCCTGGTATTCCCAAGATTAAGTATGAG GGTCCCACTAGCAAAAATCCATTGGCATATAAATGGTACAATGCGGACGAGGAAATTCTTGGGAAGAAAATGAAG GACTGGATGAGATTCAGTGTTGCATATTGGCATACATTCCGTGGGACTGGAGCAGACCCATTTGGTGCTGCCACCAAGCATTGGCCATGGGAAGATGGTACCAATTCAGTGGCCATGGCAAAGAGGAGGA TGAGAGCTAACTTCGAGTTCATAAACAAACTTGGTGTTGAATGGTGGTGCTTCCATGACAGAGATATAGCCCCAGATGCACCTACTTTGGAG GAAACTAATGCAAACTTCGATGAAGTGGTGGCTGTTGCTAAAGAGCTTCAG GGAACTAAAATTAAACCTCTGTGGGTTACGGCACAACTCTTCATGCACCCTCGATACATGCATGGTGGTGCTACTAG CTCTGAAGTTGGTGTATATGCATATGCTGCTGCTCAAGTCAAGAAAGCAATGGAG GTCGCTCATTATTTGGGGGCAGCAAACTATGTATTCTGGGGTGGTCGTGAGGGTTATCAGACTCTACTGAACACTGACATGGGGAGAGAGCTTGATCATATG GCTAGGTTTTTCCAAGCTGCCGTTGCCTACAAGAAGAAGATTGGATTCAATG GAACATTGTTAATTGAACCCAAGCCCCAAGAGCCTACAAAACATCA GTATGATTGGGATGCTGCAACATCTGCTAATTTCCTGCGGAAGTATGGTCTTATTg ATGATTTTCAGCTTAACATTGAATGCAATCATGTCACCCTATCGGGTCACAG TTGCCACCATGATCTTGAAACTGCAAGGCTCAATGGGATTCTTGGAAGCATTGATGCGAACACTGGTGACCCTCAAGTTG GTTGGGATACTGATCAATTTATGATGGACCTCTCAGAGGCGACTATGGTTATGCTCAGTGTTGTGAGAAAT GGCGGATTGGCACCTGGTGGATTCAATTTTGATGCAAAATT GCGAAGAGAGAGCACAGATGTTGAAGATTTGTTTATCGCTCACATTGGTGGAATGGACACCCTTGCCCGTGGTCTTCGAAATGTTGCTAAACTACTTGAG GATGGTTCTTTAACGGAGCTTGTTCGTAAGAGATATGAGAGTTTCGACACTGAGATTGGTGCACAAATAGAG GCTGGTAAGGCTGATTTTGAGTTTCTTGAGAAGAAGGCCTTGGAATGGGGAGAGCCAAAGGTTCCTTCTGCCAAGCAG